DNA sequence from the Halocalculus aciditolerans genome:
AGACGTCGTGAACGACCCGCACATCGAGGCGCGCGACATGGTGACGGAGATGGAGCACGAGGAGCTGGGGACGTTCAAGTCGCCGGCGAACCCCGTGAAGTTCTCCGACCTCGAAACCGACCGGGCGGAGGCACCGCCGAAGCTCGGCGAGCACACGGAAGAAGTGCTCGCGGAACTCGGCTACGACGAGGAGGAGATCGAGCGGTTCCGGGAGGACGGGGTCGTCTGAGTGGCGTCCGGCGTCGCCGCGCTCGCGGCACTCCCCGGTGAAGCGCTCGCGCTCGCCGCGGCGCTCGTCTCCTCGGTCGGCTACGTGAGCGCGCGCCGCGGGCTCGACGACGTCTCCCCGGAGGCGCTCGTCACGGCGACGACGGCGGTGAGCGTCCTCATTCTCTCGCCGCTCGTCGTCCTCCTCGACCAGCCCCTTCTCTCCTCGACGGCCGCCGGGGTCTTCTTCGTGAGCGGCGTGCTCGGCTCCGGGCTCGGCCGGTTCATGCTCTCGCACGCCATCGGCCTCGTCGGGGCGGGCGTCGCCCACGCCGTGAAGTCCGCGAGCCCGATGGTCGCCGCCGCCTTCTCCGTCATCTTCCTCGGCGAGTCGCTCTCGCCGCTGCTCGCGGTGGGTATCGTCGTGGTCGTCGTCGGTCTCGTTATTCTCACGCGCGCCGACGCCGCGGACGGCGAGCGTCACGCCGGCCTCTCGACCACCGCCGTCATCGCGCTCGTTCTCGTCCTCTGGTTCGGCGTCACCCCCGTCATCCGGAAGTACGGGCTCAGCGTGCTCGACGCCCCGGTGCTCCCGGCGCTCGCGATGAACTTCGCCGCCGGCCTGCTGGTCGGCCTCGTCATCGCGCTCGCCCGCGACCCCGGTCAGCTCCGCACCTTCACGCGCCCCGGCCCGCGGCGCT
Encoded proteins:
- a CDS encoding DMT family transporter, coding for MASGVAALAALPGEALALAAALVSSVGYVSARRGLDDVSPEALVTATTAVSVLILSPLVVLLDQPLLSSTAAGVFFVSGVLGSGLGRFMLSHAIGLVGAGVAHAVKSASPMVAAAFSVIFLGESLSPLLAVGIVVVVVGLVILTRADAADGERHAGLSTTAVIALVLVLWFGVTPVIRKYGLSVLDAPVLPALAMNFAAGLLVGLVIALARDPGQLRTFTRPGPRRFLALTGVCWTAAITMYFAALAVADAVVVVPIFNASPLFTVTLGILLLDEAQGARRRTVTGAVVTVVGVVLVTLG